The Acidobacteriota bacterium genome includes the window CGCGGGCGCTGAAATTCTTGCTGTTGATGTCCGGGATGGGACGCACACGCCCGAAGAGGGTGCGGACTTTCTGCTCGCGGCGAGCGGCGTCCAGGGTGCGGTCGATGAAGAGTCGCACGGCTGCGTACCTCTCGAAGTAATCGGCTATGAATCGCTTCGCTTCCGATGTGGGGATGCCGAGTTGCTGGCCGAGACTGAACTCGCGCTGTCCGTAAAGAGTGGCGAAGTTCACGGTCTTGGCCGCAGCCCGCTGTTCGTCGGTCACCAGTTCGGGCAGAACGCCAAAAAGCTCCGCGGCGGTGGACTTGTGAATGTCGCCGCCAGCGAGAAATGCTTTCGTCAGCAGCGGGTCTTCCGACAAGTGCGCGAGCAGGCGCAACTCGATCTGGGAGTAGTCGGCGGCGAGCAGGACGTGACCGCGCTCGGCGGTGAAGGCGGCACGGATCTCGCGGCCGAGTTCCGAGCGGATAGGGATGTTTTGCAGGTTCGGATTGGTGGACGAGAGGCGGCCGGTGGCGGTGGCGGCCTGATTGAAAGTGGTGTGCAGGCGTCCCGTAACGGCGTGGCAGAGCAGCGGCAGGGCGTCCACGTAGGTGGACTTGAGCTTGGTGAGCTGGCGGTAGTCGAGCACCATGCGCGCGATGGGATGTTCTTCGGCGAGCGCTTCCATCACGTCTTGCGCGGTCGAGATGGTCTTGCCCTTGCCGTACTTCACCGGCTTGGGCAGCGCCATCTTGTTGAACAGGACGTCGCCAAGCTGCTTGGGCGAGTTGATGTTGAACACGCCGCCGCCGGCAGCGGCGTAGACCTCGCCGGCTTTCGCTTCGGCCTCGCGCTCGAGACGCGTGGACATCTTCGCCAGGACGTCGCAATCGATCTTGACTCCTGCCCCCTCCATGCGCGCCAGCACGGGAACGAGCGGCAGATCGATCTGGTCGTAAACCTTGGTGAGGTCTTCTTTCTCGACTTCCTCGCGCAGCGCTGCGGTGAAGCGCGCGGTGAGGTCGGCGGCCTCGGCGACGGTGCCGGCAACATTCAAGTTGAAGCGGCGGATAGCGATCTCTTTGAGGCCGTGCGCGGTGTAGGTGGGATCGAGGAGATACGAATAGAGCATGGGATCGTGTTCGACGCCGGCGAGCGCAACGCCGCGCGGCTCGAGCTGCCGCATCGCAGCTTTGTAGTCGTGGATGGCTTTCGGAAGTTTCGGGTCAGCAAGGGCTTGCTTGAGCGTGGACGCGGCGGCGTCCTCATCGAGTGAGAGGGAGAGGACGACGCCGGGTTGGGCAGAGATCGCGGCCCTGCGACTGGGACCGTTCCTCTCAACCCCGGGAACCGCGGCGAGCGAGACGGGCACGAGCGGTAGCATCGATGACCCCGACTCGTTCTCGACCTCCTCTTCTTCCTCTTTACTCATGCCGGCGGCGCCGACGGCGGCATCTTCCAGCGCGAAGGCGAGCGGCTGTTTCGCCGTTACGTGCTTCAACACGGCGGCAACGTCGGCAGCGAACTTTGAATTTGCCTCGCGGTAGTCTCCCTCGGTGAGCTTGACCTCGCCCACCAACTCCTTGAGCAGCGTAGTGAACTCGAGTTCGGTGAAAAGCTGGCGGAGGGCTTCGACGTCAGGCTCGCCGGCGGTCATAGAAGCGGGATCGAAGTCGATCTCAACTTTGGTGTCGATGCGGGCGAGCTCGCGGCTGGCGAGCACGACATCGCGATTGTGCTGCAACGATTCGCGATAACTCTTCTTCTCGACCTCATCGGTGTGGGCGAGCAGGTTGTCGACTGAGCCAAAACGCTTGATGAGCTCGACCGAACCTTTATCGCCGATACCGGGCGCGCCGGGGATGTTGTCGATGGAATCGCCGCGCAGCGCCATGACGTCCACGACTTGCTCGGGGCGGACGCCGAGGATCTCTTCCACCTTGTCGGCATCGCAGATGAGATTGTCTTTCGGTGGATTCAGCACGCAGACCTGGTCGTTGACGAGTTGCAGCATGTCCTTGTCGCTCGACACGACGTAGACGGGATACGACTCGCGCGCGGCCTTGACCGCGAGGGTGCCGATCACGTCGTCCGCCTCGAAGCCGGAATGTTCGAGGATGGGGATGCGATAGGCCTCGAGCGCGCGCCGGATATACGGCAGCTGCTGGGCAAGGTCCTGCGGCATCTCGGCACGGTTGGCTTTGTAGCCGCCGTAAGCGTGGGCCTGGTAGGTCTGCGTCTTGGCGTCGTACTTGCGGACGCTGGTGATCTGCTTGGCTTGCTCGTCGCGAAACGTGGGCGCAGCCATATCGAAGACCGCGGCGATGTGCTCGGGACTGAAGTCGGCGCGCAGCTTGCGCAGCATGTTGACGAAGACGTAGGTAGCGGCGGTGGGCACTCCGGTGCGAGTGGACATGGGCCGCTGGCGCGACATCGCGTGATAGGCGCGAAAGATGAACGACATCGCGTCAATGAGGAAGACGCGGCCCTTGCCTGTTGGTTTCGGCGGCTTACCGCTGGCGGGTGAGGCGGCGGACTTCGTCTTCGCTTCGGACGGATGGATTTCGGGCGGCAGGGGCGGCTGGGCGTTCGCGAGTACGGCGGGGGCAGCGCTGGCCTTCTCGCGTTCGGCGCGCTTCTGTCGCGAGATGCGGGTGTTGGGCATTGCTTCAAGAATAACAGGAGGTTTCGCCGCAGATGAACGCGGATGGACGCAGACAGGAAAGTACCAAGTTCGCTTGGCAAGTGGCGGCAGGATGCCGCCGCCACAGTCGGCGGGACGCCGGCGCTACTCCGGCTAAGGCGCGGGAATAACAAGGTCCGCGGCGGGTTCGCGCAGGAAGCTCTTCCCTTTTGCCTCGCGGCCGAGCAGGACGACGATGCCGAGCAGGATGATGGTGGTGAGCTCGAAGGCGGCGAGGGCCCAGCGGTATCCGATGCGGTCGCGCAGCGCGTACTCGATGGAGTTGGTGCCCGCAGCAAAGAGGATGCCCATCTGGTAGGCGAGGCCGGGGACGAGTCCGCGAACCGAGTCCGGCGCGAGCTCATTCAAGTGCGCGGGGATGATGCCCCACGCGCCCTGCACGCCGACCTGCATCAGGAACGAACCGAGCGCGACCTTGAGTAGCGTGTCGCCAAACGCCCACAGTGGCACTACGGCGAGGGAGAGTGAGAGCGCGCTGACGATGGAATAGCGGCGTCCAAAACTTTCCGAGAGCTGGCCGAAGGCGATGGCGCCGAGGACCGCGCCCACGTTATAGAAGATGGCGAGGTACGCGACCGTGGCCGGGCGCACACTCATGACGCTGCGCAGGAAGTCGGGATACAGATCCTGCGTGCCGTGAGAGAGGAACATGAAGAGCGTCATGAGCAGGCAGAGGTACGCGAAGAGCTTCCAGTGGCGCGCTGCGGTCTGCAGCACAGCGACGAAGCTGGGCTGCTTATGCTGCTTCCACGCTTCGGACTCGGGGACCTTCATGCGGATGTAAAGCGCGAGCAACGCGGGGATACCGCCGATCCAGAACATCCAGCGCCAGCCGCTGTCTGCGGAAAAGTTCGGCAGGATGAGGCGCGCGGCGACGGCGGCGAGAAGGTATCCGATGGAGTAGCCGGATTGGAGGATGCCGCTCAACACTCCGCGCCAGCGTGGCGGTGCGGCTTCCATGGCGAGCGACGCGCCTACGCCCCACTCGCCGCCCATGGCGATGCCATAGAGCGAGCGCAGCACGAGGAACGTCGTGTAGTTGGTGGAGAAGCCGCAGAGCAGCGCGAGCAGCGAGAACAGGATGACGTTGCCCATGAGGGGAGCACGGCGTCCATAACGGTCGGCGAGGAGCCCGAAGAGCAGCGCGCCGACGGGACGCATCACCAGCGTGGCGCCGATGGTGGCGATGATGGCGGATTTGGTGACGCTGAACTCGCGCGCGAGGGTGTCTACGAGGAAGACGACGACGAAGAAATCGAAGGCGTCGAGCGTCCAGCCGAGGAAGCCGGCGGTGACGGCGTGCCAGTGGCTGCGTGGACGCGATGCGGGCATGGACGGAACACAGTAACGGAGCGCGGTGCAATTGCCTAGCGTGACGGAGTGGTTGCGCAAGCGGAATGCATAGATCCTCCGCGCGCAAGACCCGCGCGCGAAGGATGACGACTCCGCAATATTCCTATTCGATCAACATGCAGTCGCCGTAGGAGTAGAAGCGATATTTTTCGCGGACGGCGTGCTGATAAGCGGCGAGGGTGTGCTCACGTCCGGCGAAGGCGGCGACGAGCATGAGCAGCGTGGACTGCGGGAGATGGAAGTTGGTGAGCAGCGCGCCGACGACGCGGAACTCGGGGCTTCGGATGCGGGAGTACCCGGGATAGATAAAGATGTCCGCTTCGCCCGAGCCGGAAACAATCTTGCCATCTTTCGCTGCGGCGACGTTTTGAGCGGCAACGGATTCGAGCGTGCGCACGGTGGTGGTGCCAACGGCGACGATGCGGCGTTTGACGGCGAGCGCGGCGTTGATGCGGTCGGCGGCCGCGGGCGAGATGGAATACGACTCGGTGTGCAGTTTGTGGTCTTCGACGCGCTCGGCGTGGATGGGCTGGAACGTCCCCAGGCCGACGTGCAGCGTGACGTTCGCAGTCTCGATGCCGTCCACGCGGAGCTGGTCGAGGATCTGGGGCGTAAAGTGCAGGCCGGCGGTGGGGGCGGCGACGGAGCCGCGGTCTTCTATTTTGGCGTAGACGGTCTGGTAGCGCTCGCGATCGGCGGCGGAGTCGGCGCGCGCGATGTAGGGCGGCAGCGGGATGTGTCCGATGCGCTCGAGGGCAGCGAAGAAGTCAGGCACGGGATCGAAGCGCAAGGTGCGTTCGCCGAAGTCGCCGCGCGCGATGACTTCGGCGTGAAGGTCGTCTTTATGCGTACCGTCTTTATGCGTGCCGTCTTTATACGTACCGTCTTTATACGTACTCCCGAAGGAGAGCCTTTCGCCAACGCCGATCTTGCGGCCGGGGCGGACCAGTGCTTGCCAGATCAGGTTTCCAGTCTCTGGTTCCTCATTTCTCGAGGCGTCCGCGACCGGCTTGGTGAGGAGAACCTCGATGCGCCCTTGCAGAAAAGCCTTCGCGGCGGGATTGCTGGTTGAGATCGGTTGCGAGCGCGTTCCGGAGCGCCTGCCAAAGAGGCGCGCGGGAAAGACGCGGGTGTCGTTGAAGACGAGCAGGTCGTCCGGACGGAGCAGCGCGGGAAGCTCGCGGAACATGCGGTCGGCAACGGTACCCGAGACGCGGTCGAGGTGGAGCAAGCGCGAAGCGGCGCGGTCGGCGAGCGGCGCCTGCGCGATCAGCTCTTCGGGAAGGCGATAGTCGAAATCGCGGACCAGCATGGACCCGGCGATTATAGGGCGCGGCAGCGGTTCGCTGCGTTGGGCCGGGAGGCGGGCGGAGCCTAGGCGGTGAGATGCTTTCGTCCTGCAGCGGCTCAGGATGACACACCCGGTTCCCGGTTGAGCAAAACGGCTCAAGGTTGATTGTCGGCGAGGGGAAGCTGGGGTAGGATGGACGGCGCAGAATAGCGTCCGGAGACGACCACCTGAAAAACGAACGCCAAACGCGCGAGGAGATCTGCCGCTTCGGCAAGATGCTGCACGAGCGCGGCTTCGTGGCCGCGACGGACGGCAATCTGTCGGTACGCCTGAGCGACGGCAACATCCTGGTGACGCCCACGGGCATGTGCAAGAGCATGATGGAAGCCGACGACATGGCGGTGGTCGATCCGAATGGCCGCCAAGTCTCGGGAAAGCGCGGCGTGACCAGCGAGATCGGGATGCATCTGCTGATCTATCGTTTGCGTCCGGACATCCACGCGGTGGTGCACGCGCACCCGCCAACGGCGACGGGATTCGCGGCCTGCGGCCAGGCGCTCGACCAGCCCCTGGTCTCGGAGATCGTGGTCGCGCTCGGGTGCGTCCCGCTGGCGAAGTACGCCACGCCAGGCACGCCGGAGTTGGCGGAGGCGCTCGAGCCGCTGGTGCCGGGTTACGACGCCATCCTCATGGCCAACCACGGCGTGGTCGCGTACGCCGAGGAGCTCGAAAAGGCGTACATGAAGATGGAGACGGTGGAGCACTTCGCCAAGATCAGCGTGGTGTGCCAGACGCTGGGCACGCCGCAACTGCTCGACGATGCCGAAGTATCGAAGCTGCTGCTGGCGCGCCAGAAGTATGCCGGCGTGACTTCGACGGCGCCGATGGCGCCGGCAAAGAATGGACACCAGAACGGCCACATCAACGGCAACGGCCACCGCGTGCCGGCACGTCCGCTACGCGGCTTTGGCGACGCCTTCCGCGAATCGAAACGCCTGGTCTACAGCGCCTTCGCGCTCTTCCTCGCTTCTGCCCGCCTCATCACTCACCGCCGATAACGAAACGCAGTCCCGCACGGAAGTTCGCCTTGAGCGCGGGATATCCCACCACTTCCTGATAGCGCCGGTTGGTCGCGTTCTCCACGTTGGCGTACGCGGTGACGTGGCGATCGATGGCGTACCAGCCACCAAAGTCTAAACGAGCATAACCGGCAGCGTGGTCTATGCCGAAGCCGAGGAAATCGGAATCGCGGCGCGGACCGATGAAGGTTCCGGCCAGGTCCGCACCCCAACGCTTGCCGGAATACGCGACCAGCAACGAGCCGGAGTGCTTGGGACGGCGCAGCAGTGGCTGGCCGGGCGCGAGCAACGGATCGAAGGCAAAGGGCGCTTCGAGGATCTGGGACGAGAGATAGGTGTAGCCGGCGGTCATGCCGAGGTGCGCGGAGAAGCGCGCGTGAAACTCGAACTCGGCGCCGTGCGCGAGTTCGCGGTTCACGTTGACGTACTGTCCCTGGCAGAAGCAGGGGTCGAGCGAGAAATCGATCTTGTTGCGGAAGAGATTGTGGAAGTAGGTGGCAGAGGCGGAATATTTTCCGCCGGCGAACGCTTGCTCGACGCCGGTCTCGAACGATGTGGCCTCTTCGGGCTTGAGCGCAAGATTCGGCAGGATGGGAAAACCGCCGCCCTGTCCGAAAGATTCCTCGAAGCGCGGCGCCTTGATGCCCTCGGAATAAACGAAGCGCAGGCGCGTGCCGCTGAAGGTGTCGCCGCCACGCAGCGCGAGCAAGCTGAGCGCGACGCGCGGGACGACGCGGTCGCCGAAACTCTCGTTGTGCACGTAGCGGAATCCAGGGACGAGGCTGAGACGCTTCCACAGCAACACGGTCTCGAGGTAGACGGCATGGTTACGGCGAAGTCCGTGGCTGACGGAGCTGCTGAGCAGTTCGCCGACCTCGCCATGCTCGTCTTCGAACTGGTAGCCGAAGGTCGCACGGGCATTCTCGCTGGGCTGGTACTCGCCCTGGTAGTCGAAGCCGGCGCGATAGATGTTCGCGAACGCCTGGAAGGGGAAATCGAAGGCGAAGAGGCGGCCGGGATCGAAGAAGCTGTCTTCGTTGAAGCGGTGGTGCGAGTACTCGAAGACGCGGAAGGTGTGAGTGAGGCGCGCGGGCGCCTGCACGGTGAGTTCGGCGGAGCCGAGGAAATTATTCTGGCGGGCGCGCTGATCGGTGTCTGGATCGACGAGCTGGTTGCCGTTATAGTCCCATGCGCCCTGCACGCCGCTGCGATTGTTGGAGTGGCGCGCGCGCAGCCGCAGGATGGCGCGCGGGCTGAGCCTGAAGCCGACGTTCGCGCCCTGCTCGGAGTTGGAGTAGGCGTCGTTCACGCCTTGTCCCTCGCTATGCGTCTCGTCAGCGAAGAGGTTGTAGTCGAGGCGTTGCCAGGCGCCGGCAAGCGCGGCGTATCCGCGCGCGGTGGAGAAGGTGCCGCCATCAGCCCCCAAGCGCAGCTCGGGCGTGTGCGTAGAGCCGGCCGCACTCCAGGTCTGGACGACGCTGGTCATCGCGTCGGAGCCGTAGAGCACGCTCTGCGGACCGCGGAAGAACTCGAGTCGGTCGACCTGGTACATGGGCAGCACGCCGAAATCGAAGGTGCCGCCGGGATCGTTGACCGCGACGCCGTCCACGATGACTTTGTTGTAGCGCGATTCGCCGCCGCGAACGAAGAGCGAGGCTTGGCCGCCACGGCGTCCCACGGTGTTGACGACGGCGCCGGGGAGGAAGCGAAGCGCGTCGGCCGCGGCAACGGGCTGCAGCAGCTCGAGCTGCTGTGGGTTGAGGGTCTCGACCTTGGAGCCGGAGTTCTCCGCCGCGAGCGGCACGCCGGTGGCGGTGACGTTCACGGTCTCAGCCGGCACAGCAATGGCGAGCTGCGCGGCGAGTGGGTTAGCACGCGGCAGTGCGACGGCGAGGGATGCGGGCGCAAAGCCAGGCGCGAGGACTTCCGCACGGTAGTCGCCATCGGCAAGGCCGGCGAAGGTAGCAGTGCCGTCGGCAGCGGTCTGGCGGATGGCAGCGACCGCTGCGCCGCGGTAGATAGTAACGCGCGCGCCGATGACGGCGGCTTGCTGCGGGTCAGTGACTTTTACGGTGAGTGAAGCGGCGAAGGACGCGGAGACGGAGAGCGTCAAAACGAACAGCGTCAAAAGAAACAGCGGGAGAAAAACGAAGCGACGGGAACGCACGATGATTCCTCCTTTGCACGCGAAAGGGGTTGGTCATTGCGGTTCGCGCCGGTCTCCTGGCTTTACGAGGACGTGGGCCATGTTTCGAAACCTACTCTGAAAACATGGGCCCCTCCGCACGCCTTCCCATCCCGCGGTGCGGGACAGTGGCGGACGGATGGTCCTCCTGACAGTTGCGCGGCAGCGCGGGATTCTCACCCGCTTCCCTGCTCATCCGCCAAGGCGGACGAGCGCGCGAACCAAAGGAAAGTTGCGAAAGAACGAGCTGCGCAGGGCAGCGGAAGAAGATTAGCGGGCGGAGAACCGTCTGTCAAACGGCGGTGGGATGATCAGGCGCGAGGGTGCGCGCGCAAGTTTTCTTCCGCGAAGGTACGGACGCGGTCGAGCGCAGCCTGCAACTCCTGGTGGTGACGCTGCATGGCGGGCTCGTCTGCGGTGGCGGGCACCCACATGTAGCGGCTCACGCGCAGCAGCACGCGGGAGAATGGCTTGGGGATGATGAACTCGTCCCAGGTGTTGAGCACCCAGGCGCGATCGACGGCGAAGTGGAAGGCGAGCATGGGCTTCTGCGTGGAGCGCGCGAGCAGGACGGGGCCGGGCTTGGCAACGTACTTGGGGCCGCGCGGGCCGTCGATGGTGAAGGCGACGGTGTGTCCCGCCTCGACGAGCCGGCGCATCTCGAGCAACGCGCGCGCGCCGCCGCGCGAACTCGAGCCGCGGACGGGAACGAAGTCGAAGCGCTCGATGGTGCGCGCGATGTATTCGCCGTCTTCGCTTTGCGAGGTCATCACCCCGATGTCGCGCCCGCGGTAGACCCAGGCCGCGGGCAGGATGCAGCGGTGCCAGAAGCTGTAGACGGTTGCCGGGACGTAGAAGCTCGGTGGACCGCCTTCCTCGATCGAGATAGTGACGCGCAGCGTGATGCCGATGAGACGCAGAATAAGCGCCGCAGCGAGCCCCGCAAAACGGGAGAGGAAACGGTTGCGGGAGGGCAGCGCTTCCTCGGCGACATCAACGGCTGGTGTGGGATCGCTCACTGGGTGGATTGTAGAAGAAACAAGCGTAAGGGGAGTTCATCGGCACGATAGGGCTTCCTCGCTTCGCTCGGAATGACAATCAAACCGACCCAAAGGCCTTCGTCAGGCGGTCCCAAGTGACGGCGAGGTCTTCGGGGAGGACGCGCGTCTCGCCGACGGTGGTCATGAAATTGGAGTCGGCGGTCCAGCGCGGCAGGACGTGCATGTGGATGTGTCCGGCGATGCCCGCTCCGGCGGCCTTACCGATGTTCATCCCCACGTTCATGCCCTCGGGATGGTAGACCGAGCCCAGAACACCCTCCATGCGCTGCGTGAGGGCCATCATCTCGTCGGCGGCAGGCCGCGGAAGCTGCGCGAGCGTGTCGAGATGCGCGTAGGGGACGATCATGACGTGTCCGGAGGTGTAAGGGAAGGCGTTGAGGACAATGTAACAATGCTTGCCGCGATGAACGATGCGCGCCTTGCGGTCGTCCTTTTCCTGGGACAGGTCACAAAGGATGCAGCCGGGCGCATTTTCCGCCTGCGAGACGTAGCCGTAGCGCCAGGGAGTGAAGATGCGGTCCATCGGCGAAAGGGTAACATCCTTCGCAGCGGGGACGAAAAGCGTCACACGATCGACACAATGTGAGCCCTCACCCAGGGCACGAAAGGATCGTCACCTGCGGTGGCCGGGCACAGAAAAATCATGCCGGCTGCGGTTTGACACCCCCAAGGGTGGTTGTTATAGTCGAAGAGTCTCGGAGCGATGAGCTTCGCAGATCCGGCCGCTGGTTTTCCAGCCTCTCGTTCTGACTTTCCTCGTGGGTTTTCCCGGCGCGTCAATATGATCGATGCGTATGGGAGTTTCGAGCGAAGGCCCCGACCCTGAGAACCGCGACGGCCAGACTTTCCCGTACCGGCGCGTGCCGGTGAAGGTTTAAAACGTTGGCAGACGAGACCACACTTCGGACCGAAGAGCAGCAGCAAGAGCAACAGCCAACGCCGGCGGAAGCGCAGCAGCATCCCGTGACCGATCCCGCCAAGAATCCCGTAACAAATCCTGTAACGCATCCCGTTAGCCCGCAATCGAATCCTACTTCCGGCGAGCGGCCGCAGCACGCGGCCCCGGCACGGAAAGACAAAGAGACCATGGAAGACTTCGCCACCGTACTTGAAAACTTCGAAGCCGAAGCGGAAGCAGCCGCTGCGACCTCCCACGAAAACCGCGTCACCAAAGGCACCGTGATCAAGATCACGGAGAAGAGCGTGGTGGTTGACATCGGCCAGAAGAGCGAGGGCGTGGTGCCGCTCGCCGAGGTGACCGACCATGCAGGCAAGGTGCGCTACAACGTGGGCGACGAGATCCCGGTGATGATCCTGGGAGGCGAGAGTGAAGAAGGTGGCATCCGGCTCTCGCACGAGAAGGCGCAGCGCTTTGGTGCGTGGGACGAGATCGAGAAGGCGTACAACGAGAAGTCCCCGATCAAAGGCCGCGTGGTCGAGCGGGTGAAGGGTGGGCTCTCGGTGGAGGTGGCGGGCGCGAAGGCGTTCCTGCCCGGCTCACAGGTGGACGTGAAGCCGGTGCGCAACCTGGATGCGCTCAAGGGACAAGAGATCGAAGTCCGCGTGATCAAGCTGAACAAGAAGCGCGGCAACATCGTGGTCTCGCGCAAGGAGTTGCTGGAAGAAGACCTGAAAGGCAAGCGCGAGAAGACCCTGGCCGACCTGGCGGAGGGCGCAGTGCTCACCGGCACGGTGAAGAACCTGACCGACTACGGCGCGTTCGTCGACCTGGGCGGCATCGACGGCCTGCTGCACATCACCGACATGTCCTGGGGAAGGCTCACGCATCCGCGCGACCTGGTGAACGTAGGCGATGAGATCCACGTGAAAGTCCTGAAGTACGACACCGAGAAGCAGCGCGTCTCGCTCGGCTTCAAACAGCTCACCCCCGACCCGTGGCTCGACGCCGCGCATCGCTATCCGGTGGGCGCGCACGTGAAAGGCCGCGTGATCTCGGTGACCGACTACGGCGCGTTCATCGAACTGGAGCAAGGCATCGAGGGACTGGTACACGTCTCGGAGATGACGTGGTCGAAGCGGATGAAACATCCCTCGAAGATGGTAAAGGCCGGCGACGAGGCGGAGACGGTGGTGCTGAACGTGAATCCCACCGACCGGCGCATCTCGCTGGGCATGAAGCAGCTGGAAACGAATCCCTGGGAGACGCTGCACGAGAAGTATCCGACCGGGGCGATCGTTGAGGGCAAGGTGCGGAACCTTACCGACTTTGGCGCGTTCGTCGAGATCGAGGACGGCATCGACGGATTGGTGCACGTCTCGAACATGAGCTGGACCAAGCGCATCAAGCATCCTTCGGAAGTGCTGAAGAAGGGTGACAAGGTGAAGGCGGTCGTGCTGGGCATCGAGCCGGAGCAGCGGCGCCTTTCGCTGGGCATGAAGCAGCTGCAGCCCGACGTGTGGGAGACCTTCTTCCAGACGCACAAAGTCGGCGACGTGGTGCACGGCAAAGTGATGCGTACGGCCACCTTCGGCGCGTTCGTCGAGATCGCGCAGGGCGTGGAGGGCCTGTGCCACAACTCCGAAGCCACCGACGCGCACGGCGCGCCGCTGAAGCTGGAATCGGGCACGGAGCACGACTTCAAGATCATCAAGATGAATCCGGAAGAGA containing:
- a CDS encoding 30S ribosomal protein S1, which gives rise to MEDFATVLENFEAEAEAAAATSHENRVTKGTVIKITEKSVVVDIGQKSEGVVPLAEVTDHAGKVRYNVGDEIPVMILGGESEEGGIRLSHEKAQRFGAWDEIEKAYNEKSPIKGRVVERVKGGLSVEVAGAKAFLPGSQVDVKPVRNLDALKGQEIEVRVIKLNKKRGNIVVSRKELLEEDLKGKREKTLADLAEGAVLTGTVKNLTDYGAFVDLGGIDGLLHITDMSWGRLTHPRDLVNVGDEIHVKVLKYDTEKQRVSLGFKQLTPDPWLDAAHRYPVGAHVKGRVISVTDYGAFIELEQGIEGLVHVSEMTWSKRMKHPSKMVKAGDEAETVVLNVNPTDRRISLGMKQLETNPWETLHEKYPTGAIVEGKVRNLTDFGAFVEIEDGIDGLVHVSNMSWTKRIKHPSEVLKKGDKVKAVVLGIEPEQRRLSLGMKQLQPDVWETFFQTHKVGDVVHGKVMRTATFGAFVEIAQGVEGLCHNSEATDAHGAPLKLESGTEHDFKIIKMNPEEKKVGLSIRAVGEEASRQEVETYKQPAKRESASSSSGSGASTTLGDLINWKRASNDQN